A region from the Oceanibaculum indicum P24 genome encodes:
- a CDS encoding aspartate carbamoyltransferase catalytic subunit, with protein sequence MTAETDAPTEPCAFYRYRHLLGIEGLHPPEIAGLLDLADSYVEQSRRPEKKSAILRGRTLINLFFENSTRTRTSFELAGKRLGGDVINMSVASSSVKKGETLIDTAMTLNAMHCDVLVIRHGESGAVKLLSEKVNCAVINAGDGSHEHPTQALLDALTIRRRKGRIDGLQVAICGDVAHSRVARSNIHLLTTMGARVRVIAPPTLLPTAIDRLGVEVFHDMREGLAGCDIVMMLRLQTERMKSAYVPSQREYFHFFGLDYEKLGLAKPDALIMHPGPMNRGVEIDTDVADDIDRSLIHQQVEMGVAVRMACLDVLAQNHAAFLANKPNSPKSGTGLK encoded by the coding sequence ATGACCGCCGAAACAGACGCTCCTACCGAACCCTGCGCCTTCTACCGCTATCGCCATTTGCTGGGCATCGAAGGGCTCCACCCGCCGGAGATCGCCGGTCTCCTGGACCTCGCCGATTCCTATGTCGAGCAGAGCCGCCGGCCGGAGAAGAAATCCGCCATCCTGCGCGGCCGCACGCTGATCAACCTGTTCTTCGAGAATTCGACGCGTACCCGCACCAGCTTCGAGCTGGCCGGCAAGCGGCTGGGCGGCGATGTCATCAACATGTCGGTCGCCTCCTCCTCGGTGAAGAAGGGTGAGACGCTGATTGACACGGCGATGACGCTGAACGCCATGCATTGCGACGTGCTGGTCATCCGGCACGGCGAATCGGGGGCGGTGAAGCTGCTGTCGGAGAAGGTGAACTGCGCCGTCATCAATGCCGGCGACGGCAGCCATGAGCACCCGACCCAGGCCCTGCTGGACGCGCTGACCATCCGCCGCCGCAAGGGCCGTATCGACGGGTTGCAGGTCGCCATCTGCGGCGATGTCGCTCACAGCCGCGTCGCACGCTCCAACATTCATCTGCTGACCACCATGGGCGCGCGCGTGCGCGTGATCGCGCCGCCGACGCTGCTGCCGACCGCCATCGACCGGCTGGGCGTCGAGGTGTTCCACGACATGCGCGAGGGGCTGGCCGGCTGCGACATCGTGATGATGCTGCGCCTGCAGACCGAGCGGATGAAGAGTGCCTATGTCCCCTCGCAGCGCGAATATTTCCACTTCTTCGGCCTGGATTACGAGAAGCTGGGCCTCGCCAAGCCGGACGCCCTCATCATGCATCCGGGGCCGATGAATCGCGGCGTGGAGATCGACACCGACGTGGCCGACGATATCGACCGCTCGCTGATCCACCAGCAGGTGGAGATGGGCGTGGCGGTGCGCATGGCCTGCCTGGATGTGCTGGCGCAGAACCACGCCGCCTTCCTGGCCAACAAGCCGAACAGCCCGAAATCGGGGACTGGCCTTAAATGA
- a CDS encoding DUF6445 family protein: MLLNTIIIDDFYTNALEVRAQALSMTYPKPEGTVFYPGKNSRESMLPPETDRMFSQILHEPVVGNRRMAHGRCRIALAGDPRPAEIHVDPNCVWAGIVYLTLPEHCQGGTEFYRHREYGTERAPVSDEEAQRVYGMPTRQTAVDTIIGRDGNDLSKWEKILTLPMRFNRCVLFRPFLWHTSGIEFGTTPENGRLIQLLFFQPAPKQ, from the coding sequence GTGCTGCTGAACACCATCATCATCGACGATTTCTACACCAACGCGCTGGAGGTCCGCGCGCAGGCGCTCTCCATGACCTACCCGAAGCCGGAAGGGACCGTGTTCTACCCCGGCAAGAATTCGCGGGAATCGATGCTGCCGCCGGAAACCGACCGGATGTTTAGCCAGATCCTGCATGAGCCGGTCGTCGGCAACCGCCGCATGGCGCACGGCCGCTGCCGCATCGCGCTGGCCGGCGACCCGCGCCCGGCGGAAATCCATGTCGATCCGAACTGCGTGTGGGCCGGCATCGTCTATCTCACCCTGCCGGAACATTGCCAGGGCGGGACGGAGTTCTACCGGCACAGGGAATATGGCACCGAGCGCGCGCCGGTCAGCGACGAGGAAGCGCAGCGTGTCTATGGCATGCCGACGCGGCAGACGGCGGTGGACACGATCATCGGGCGGGACGGCAACGATTTGTCGAAATGGGAGAAGATCCTGACGCTGCCGATGCGCTTCAACCGCTGCGTCCTGTTCCGCCCCTTCCTGTGGCACACCAGCGGCATCGAGTTCGGCACCACACCGGAGAATGGCCGGCTGATCCAGCTGCTGTTCTTCCAGCCTGCGCCGAAGCAATAG
- a CDS encoding RidA family protein: protein MLVKHNPKSVPAPVGSYVQMVEVRDRPRWLHISGQVGVTPDGTLLQGFEAQCEQALKNLVACLEAAGMSLDDLVKVTILMTRQEDVPAYRAVRKRVLGDAQIASTLMIVAGLVTPDFLIEIEGVAAGV, encoded by the coding sequence ATGCTGGTGAAGCACAATCCGAAGAGCGTTCCGGCCCCGGTCGGCAGCTATGTGCAGATGGTTGAGGTGCGCGACCGTCCGCGCTGGTTGCATATCTCCGGCCAGGTCGGCGTGACGCCGGACGGCACCCTGCTGCAAGGCTTCGAGGCGCAGTGCGAGCAGGCGCTGAAGAACCTTGTCGCCTGCCTGGAAGCCGCCGGCATGAGCCTGGACGATCTGGTGAAGGTCACCATCCTGATGACCCGGCAGGAAGATGTGCCGGCCTACCGCGCCGTGCGCAAGCGCGTGCTGGGCGATGCCCAGATCGCCTCCACCCTGATGATCGTGGCGGGCCTCGTCACCCCGGATTTCCTGATCGAGATCGAGGGCGTCGCCGCCGGCGTGTGA
- a CDS encoding CaiB/BaiF CoA transferase family protein, whose product MSTPTPGATPGPLAGIRVFDLTRILAGPSAMQLLGDLGADIIKIERPGQGDDTRKWGPPYIKDADGNDTTESAYYLCANRNKRSVTLDISKPEGQALAKKLIAQCDVLVENYKTGGLAKYGLDYASLKKEFPRLVYCSVTGFGQTGPYAERAGYDFVAQGLGGIMSITGEVEGEPVKVGVGIADLMCGMHSAVAILAALRHRDATGEGQHIDACLLDTQVSWLVNEATNYLVSGQVPVRRGNAHPNIVPYQVFKASDGYIILACGNDGQYQRFCDFAQVNHLASDPRFLTNPDRIRNREELIPLIQAVTATQPVSYWVDGLERCNVPCSPVNRIDQVFEDPQVKARDLTVQMDHPLSPDPVTMLAYPLKLSGTPATYRLPPPLLGQHTDDILSDMLNMKAEDIAALREKGVV is encoded by the coding sequence ATGAGCACCCCCACTCCCGGCGCGACCCCTGGGCCCTTGGCCGGCATCCGCGTCTTCGACCTGACCCGCATCCTGGCCGGCCCCAGCGCCATGCAGCTGCTGGGCGACCTTGGCGCCGACATCATCAAGATCGAGCGGCCGGGACAGGGCGACGATACGCGCAAATGGGGGCCGCCCTACATCAAGGACGCCGACGGCAACGACACCACGGAGAGTGCCTATTACCTGTGCGCCAACCGCAACAAGCGGTCGGTCACGCTGGATATCTCGAAGCCCGAGGGGCAGGCGCTGGCGAAGAAGCTGATCGCCCAGTGCGACGTGCTGGTGGAGAATTACAAGACCGGGGGCCTCGCCAAATACGGGCTGGATTATGCCAGCCTGAAAAAGGAATTCCCGCGCCTGGTCTATTGCTCGGTCACCGGCTTCGGCCAGACCGGCCCCTATGCGGAGCGCGCCGGCTACGATTTCGTGGCGCAGGGGCTGGGCGGCATCATGTCGATCACCGGCGAGGTCGAGGGCGAGCCGGTGAAGGTCGGCGTCGGCATCGCCGACCTGATGTGCGGCATGCATTCCGCCGTCGCCATCCTGGCGGCGCTGCGCCACCGCGACGCTACCGGCGAGGGCCAGCATATCGATGCCTGCCTGCTGGACACCCAGGTCTCCTGGCTGGTGAACGAGGCGACCAACTATCTGGTCTCCGGCCAGGTGCCGGTGCGGCGCGGCAACGCGCACCCCAACATCGTGCCCTATCAGGTGTTCAAGGCTTCGGACGGCTACATCATCCTGGCCTGCGGCAATGACGGGCAGTACCAGCGCTTCTGTGACTTTGCCCAGGTCAACCATCTTGCGAGCGACCCGCGCTTCCTGACCAACCCGGACCGCATCCGCAACCGAGAAGAACTGATCCCGCTGATCCAGGCGGTCACCGCCACCCAGCCGGTCTCTTACTGGGTGGACGGGCTGGAGCGCTGCAACGTGCCGTGCAGCCCGGTGAACCGTATCGACCAGGTGTTCGAGGACCCGCAGGTGAAGGCGCGCGACCTGACCGTGCAGATGGACCATCCGCTGTCACCCGACCCGGTGACGATGCTGGCCTATCCGCTGAAGCTGTCGGGCACGCCCGCGACCTACCGGCTGCCGCCGCCGCTGCTGGGCCAGCATACCGACGACATCCTGTCGGATATGCTGAACATGAAGGCGGAGGACATCGCCGCCCTGCGCGAGAAGGGCGTGGTTTAA
- a CDS encoding AEC family transporter produces MSSVLPALGPIFLIILLGALLRRGLMAHLGLTNGFWDAAERLTYFILFPAMLLTRTATASIGDLQVVPMAAALTAPILLMIGGLLVMRERIPIDTPGFTSILQGTIRPNIYVALAAAGGLYGAAGNTLVAIAIGVVVPFVNVLCVVLLTRLIGTADPGPRALAKALASNPIILSVCAGLVLNALGIGLPPVIGPTLDIIGKAALPLGLLCVGAGLNFSALKAGRTGIVLATLLKLLGLPLLAALACLAFGVEGVTAKVTILFSAAPAAASSYILARQLGGDHQLMAGILTVQVIAAAATLPLIVMALL; encoded by the coding sequence ATGTCTTCCGTCCTGCCGGCCCTTGGCCCCATCTTCCTGATCATCCTGCTCGGCGCGCTGCTGCGGCGCGGGCTGATGGCGCATCTTGGCCTCACCAACGGCTTCTGGGACGCGGCGGAGCGGCTGACCTACTTCATCCTGTTTCCGGCGATGCTGCTGACCCGCACCGCGACCGCCAGCATCGGCGACCTGCAGGTGGTGCCGATGGCCGCCGCGCTGACCGCACCGATCCTGCTGATGATCGGCGGCCTGCTGGTGATGCGCGAGCGCATCCCCATCGACACGCCGGGCTTCACCTCCATCCTGCAGGGCACGATCCGGCCGAACATCTATGTCGCGCTGGCCGCCGCCGGCGGGCTCTACGGTGCCGCCGGCAACACGCTGGTCGCCATCGCCATCGGCGTGGTCGTGCCCTTCGTGAACGTGCTGTGCGTCGTACTGCTGACGCGGCTGATCGGCACCGCCGATCCGGGGCCGCGCGCGCTGGCGAAGGCGCTGGCCAGCAACCCGATCATCCTGTCGGTCTGCGCCGGGCTGGTGCTGAATGCGCTGGGCATCGGGCTGCCGCCGGTGATTGGCCCGACGCTGGACATCATCGGCAAGGCCGCCCTGCCGCTCGGCCTGCTCTGCGTCGGCGCGGGGCTGAATTTCAGCGCGCTGAAGGCCGGCCGCACCGGTATCGTGCTGGCCACCCTGCTGAAGCTGCTGGGACTGCCGCTGCTGGCGGCGCTCGCCTGCCTCGCCTTCGGGGTCGAAGGCGTGACCGCCAAGGTGACGATCCTGTTCAGCGCGGCGCCGGCGGCGGCCTCCTCCTACATCCTCGCCCGGCAGCTGGGCGGCGACCATCAGCTGATGGCCGGCATCCTGACCGTGCAGGTGATCGCCGCCGCCGCAACCCTGCCCCTCATCGTCATGGCGCTGCTGTAA
- the ruvX gene encoding Holliday junction resolvase RuvX has product MTHRNPDTLIPETPGTAIARLIAGLKPRQRLLGLDVGSTTIGLAISDFSQAIATPLETIARTKLMKDIEALRKIVKEREVGALVIGLPVSMDGTEGTRCQSTRQFARNIEPLGLPYGFWDERLSTAAVTRLMIDADMTRKRRGELVDKMAAAYILQGALDAARQAR; this is encoded by the coding sequence ATGACGCACCGCAACCCCGACACCCTAATTCCGGAAACGCCGGGAACGGCCATCGCCCGTCTGATCGCCGGGCTGAAACCGCGCCAGCGGCTGCTGGGGCTGGATGTCGGCTCCACCACCATCGGCCTGGCGATTTCCGACTTCAGCCAGGCCATCGCCACGCCGCTGGAAACCATCGCCCGCACCAAGCTGATGAAGGATATCGAGGCGCTGCGGAAGATCGTCAAGGAACGCGAGGTCGGCGCGCTGGTGATCGGCCTGCCGGTCAGCATGGACGGCACCGAGGGGACGCGCTGCCAGTCCACCCGGCAGTTCGCCCGCAACATCGAGCCGCTGGGCCTGCCTTATGGCTTCTGGGACGAACGCCTGTCCACCGCCGCCGTTACCCGGCTGATGATCGACGCCGACATGACCCGCAAGCGGCGCGGCGAGCTGGTGGACAAGATGGCCGCCGCCTACATCCTGCAAGGCGCACTGGACGCGGCGCGGCAGGCACGTTAA